Part of the Candidatus Saccharibacteria bacterium genome, GGTTACTTGTATGCATCTGTCGCCTTCACGAGGGGCGGCTGTCGAAAATTCTGACTCAAGCTCTCGTGATGCCGTTAAGCTTGAATCGTCGGTAGCGATAGCTAAGTCGTATATCGATTGGATGTCGCACTTTTCATCATTATATAAAAATGGCTCCATGTTCTTTTGGTAGGGAAACTGTGTCATCTGTGTAAAGCTAAGTATCAGCAAAATTTCACCATCAGACCCAGTATAATTTTCTACAAGATATTTGTATGAAGAATCAGACAAGAAACCTGGGTACTCATCAATTTGAAATGTACAGACAAAAATATCCGAAGATCCTCGATTAGTCCCACATCGATGAAAATCATTCACACCAGCTGGTATATACGTTGGTACGTAGGCCCATTCGAGCTGGTTAACTATAACCTCGGTGTCTTCTTTGTCTTTCTCCAGAACACTGCGTGTGATGGTTTCTGGCAGTTCGGAAGCAGGTACAGCAATAAATGACGAGATTAAATCTATAACGTCCTGAGTCGATGTGTCCGCACTCTCAATCTGGACTACAGTGTCACCCAGCAACGCGAATACAGTGGTATATGACCCAATTGATGTGTTCTGTATTGCTCCCGGTCGCTGGCCTTCATACACATAGACTTCGCCCGAAAGAGTCGATTGATCATAAGCAAAGCATTTCACAGCGCTTGATGCGCCTGGCCCTAGACGACATGATTCTGGCGGGCTAAACGCGTCGGTTTTTTCATACTGTGTAACAGTGTGCACCCCTTTGCTAAGTCCTTGGCCAAATTGAATGGTGCCGATCGTGTAGGTTAAAACACTTTCAGTAGGGGCGTTTTCGTATTCTACTAAAGTTGGGTTCTGCATCTGAGAAGTCTGTTTAGGTATATAAAATGTCTGATTGCTGGATGATGAAGCGCTAGAAACGGTTTTATCTTCATTCTTTGTCAAAAAAAAGTAACTCGGTAGCGCAAGCAATAAAGCAATTACTAGTGCTATTGTGCCAAAAATTCTTTTTTTAGAAGGAGTATTAGAGTTAGGCTCGGGTTGTGCTTCGCTCATGCCAATAAATACGGGGGCGCTGCTAGTGGGCTGTTCGGTAGTTGGCGTATTGCTTTGAGGGTTTTGGTTTTCATTGTCCACAATGTGAGTTTACCAATACTATTTTATAAACACTAGCTCAACCCGTTGTCACTATTGCGCGTGATTATCCCTTTAAACTAACTCTCGACTCGTACTGCTTTAAAAAATGTTTTTTCGGGGTCGCGCAACGTGACTGAGTCCCCCTGCCTACCTGCAGGCAGGCTCACCCGCACCAATTCATGAAGCTGCCGTAAGGTGGCTTTTTAAATTGGTCTGCGATCAGGACTCAAGGCCCTGGCCGACAGAGATCAGGGTGAGAAGTGCACACCCACATCAAACATACACTTCTAGGTCAGGCACTATCCTTCACACTGACGAATCGAACTACCTTCAAAGTCAGGCGCCGCACGTTGCTGTGCTTGCTCCTCTGTAAACGCATATCCATTTTTTGCTATATCATCAATTAGCCACTGCATTTCATTAATTTCCCGTCGCTGTGCTTCAATGATTTCAACTGCAAGCTCACAAACTCTTTTATCTTTAATTTCAGAATTTTCACTTGTTAAAATAGCAATTGAATGATGAGGAATCATTGCATTCATATACGAGCTATCGTCAACCGTGTTTTGACTCCTCACAAGAAAAGTGCCTAGAGCAAACATCAATATACTGCCTAAAACAATCCCAAAATTAATCTTTGCGTTCTTGTACATGCCCAACATAAACCCTAGCATTACTACTGCCATTGTTGAGCCCATAAGCAAAGTCATAAAGAATCTAGTTTCGCTCAGTTCAACATGAGAAAACTGATAGGTATTAACGTATGTAACAACATGCATAACCACCATTGATGTGGCTATCATCGCGCCAAAACGCAAATATTGTTTTTGCTCTTTGCTTAATTTATTTTTATTTTTTGTAACGGTACTATCTTGATCTGCCATAAATCCTCCTTTAAACCTTCTATATTTTATCAAAGCATTAAGTTGCAGAAATACTTAACCATTCAAAATCAAAATCGCAGTAGAATATGAAGGCCGGCAACTCAGTTTGTCTTTTTTGCTACACTTAATGCATGACTAAAATTACTGTAGACGCGGATTGTGACAATGCTCCTAAAAAGCAATTTATAAAAGACTTCAACATTGCCTTTGCGTACGCAGACATGAACAAAGTGGTTGATATGATGAGCGACGACGCCGAGTGGGTTGTAGTTGGCAAAGGTAGATGGACCGGAAAAGAAAGCATTAAAAACATTCTAAAAGAAATGAATACACCAGAGGCCGACACACTGCACCTAGAAAACATTTTGAGCCACGGAAAGCTATGTTCGGCCAACGGAGTTATTACCTACAAAGACAACAAAGTTGCTTTTTGTGATGTGTACGAATTCGAAAATCACAGCAATACCGCCAAAATTAAAAAAAATGACCTCCTATCCTATAGATATTGTGTTGGTTGACTGATTTAACTGTTTGAGATTATTCATTAGAAAAACTAGATAAATTTATTAAGGAGGATGAATGAACAACACAAAAGCTAGCCACGAAGGAACTACCCTAACTATTGAACGAACCTTTAACGGGTCGGCCGAAAAACTTTGGCAAGCCTATGCCGACAAAGAAACCTTTGAAGCATGGTGGGGCCCAGAAGGCTGGGAAACAACAGCAAAAGAATTTGATTTTAAAGAAGGCGGCCGCATTCACTACGACATGCACTGTGTCGACAAAAACCAAGGCGATTGGTACGACCAACATTCGTGGGGCTTAATGTTTATAGAGCAAATTAATAAACCAACTAACTTTAACTACACCGATGTTTTTAGCGATGAAAGTGGAGAGCCAAATAAAGACATGCCGACCCTAAAAACTAACGTGCAATTAGTAGAACAAGATGGCAAAACAACCATGATAATTAAAGCAACCTGCGAAACCGCAGAACAAATTAAAGAATTGCTTGAAATGGGAATGGTCGAAGGCTTTAGTTCACAAATGAACAAGCTCGACAGGTTTTTAGAAACTGCGTAAGCAATCACAAAAATACCTGTGTACTTGTGTTAGCAAATGCTTAACGTTATAGCTATTTAGTCGATAACAAATTCTGAGATAGAGTTGAGTACTGCACTTCTTGATTCACTTGGCTGTGGGTCGGGGTGCGTAAATGCAATGGGCGAAGATTGATCACACTGAGATGCAAATGGAACATAGTCCAGTAACTCGTCTTCTGCCGCTAGCTCGACATCAGGTTCACCGTTCATAAGACCACCAAAAAAGATTGCTGCTGCCAAACCATTTACGGCGAACCAAGCTACCGACTTAGAGCTGCTCCGTAACAAATCCATGAATGGCCGTTGGGGTATTTCGCGGAGTGCTTCAGAGTATTCTTGGACTGCTAGTCGCTGCTCAAGTGTACCCTTGCCCGATAAAGCCGCATTAATGTCTTTTTTGTCAGGAACCACTGTGCCGTCATATGCACTTTTTTTGGATCGTAACTCACGTTGAACTCGCCGAAAACGTAGCGTAGCTGCAAACACTAAGAGCAGTGAAGCTGTAGCTGCGAGCGGCGTTGGCTGTTGCTGCTCTTCTAGGAGAGTATATTTATATTCATGTAGATCGATTTGGCATACTTCATTAATTTCCCCGTTAACGTTTTCTACGGTTTCGTCATACTCTTTTGTTACGCGTATAAGCAAATTTTCGTCTTCTTCTAACCCGTCATTGTCTTCAATGGCTTCGCGAACGAGTCCAGCTACTTCACCATTAGACGTGCCTTCCTTAAACACCTCAAGTAGACTGTAGCCATTTGAAAATCCTATTTCTCCAGCCAAATCGTCGATTGCAGTGTACTGTTGGACACTCAGCGGCAGGGTTATGCCATCCTCTTGAAACATAGAATCTTCAAATACCACGCTGTCTGTTATGCCAAAGTCCTCAGATAAACGCTCTGTAACAATTTCTGCTATCGCCATACTTATAACGTCACCATAGGAGCCATCGTAGGTATAAACTTCTACGGGTGGAATGTTTCCATCTCGGCCGTATAGCGGTTGCTTTCCGACCAGTAGTGCCTCTTGGTCTCTTCCAAAAGAGCTAAAAAAACCGGTTTCGACATTGATTGTGACACCTGATTCTAGGTCAGATGCATGTTCGTACACTATGTCAAAAACCTGTTGGGCAAGCTGCTCTGTAGTATTGGATTCTTCGTGCGGAACAAGAACCCCGTCGTAAACTGTTTCGGTGTCGGACGAAAATACGTGCAAGGGTTTGGTCTCTGCTATTTCGTTGTTAAATATTGTTCCCGCATATTTGTAGCCAGTTGTAGAAATAAATTCTGGGGCGTTGATATATTCCATTGCTGTTTTTAACCCAAGGTACACTGCACCTGTAGAAACCAGCGCCTTTGTAACCTCTTGCTCGGCAACATACTTGCTGTACGTGGTTTGAGCTAATTCGAATTCTGCCATCTTAAAACCTAATCGCCTTTCCGTACGACTGTTTAACTAGGTTATGGAGTTTGTCGATGTGTTTAAGGCGTGGATTGTGACTGTGCACTTTAGGAACAGCACCTAGCTTTCTAGCATCCTCTCTGCAGAATCCTAACGTTCCTATCCAATCTCCATTGTTTATAAAGTAAGTTGCATTTGAATATATAGGGCTTTCGACTATTGCCATTGCTGGATCTGGATCTTGGCTTACTTCAATAATGTACCGAGGCATCGGGTGCCAGTTTGCACGTAAAGATCTATAGACCGTAACCGACCCTGGATAGTCATGTTCTAATCTTTCTTTAAGTTCAATAAATTCAATTACTCGTTGTCGCTCTACGGTGTATTCACCATTGGAATGACCTACGGCGGTTTGAATGTCTTCCATAATGTTTTCTTCTGTAACAAGATCTTTGGGAATCTTGATAATAGTGTCTTTCGGCGAGCCCTCTACCGATCCTGGAGGAAAAGGCTCAAGTGGTAGTCGCTCACAATTAGCAAATGGACCAATATTGACCATAGACTCTAAGACGCTGGCCGCCTCGTCTTGCGAGACCTCGAAAAGACTCACCCACTCTTTAAGGACCCGGAGGCTTCGATGCTTTTGCAGCCCGTCCGATTCCACCAACTCTTGTAGTTTTCCGAACGCAGTAAACAGTCCTTCTGGTACATGTCGCAATCCAAGCCTATTTGCTTCTTGCGCTAACACACCAATTTTTGCGATAGAATCCTGTAGAGCCCTAAGATTACCTGGATCGAGCGAGCCTAAGACATGACCCGCCAATACTTGTGCTTCATCGGCAGTAAACACTTTTTCTTCTGAGCCGTTATCATTTATGGTTCCGATTAAATGCTTTAACCACTTGCCGTCCCTTTGCTTAGGCTCTGCATATGGGTCAAAGAATTTTAGCTGCTTTAATTGCTTGCCAGTGATGGCATTAGCTTTTTCTTCTTCTTTAATTTCACCGATTATCTGTTCTAGTTTCTGTTTCTTCGATTCTTCCCGCCTTAATCGTGCCTCTTCTTTTTGTAACCGATTTCTATCAGCTGCTGCATCCGAAATTGGGGTATCTAGAAAAGGTCTAAGGCGTAAAGTTTTTGGGTTCCTGCCTAGGCTTTCAGCTACAACAGAATAGCTGTCTAAAGCAATACCAGAACGCCATGCTTCAAGCTCGATTGCTGTATCTTCGGGCAAAGTTGCCGTAAGGTCATCGAGTACCGACAGCGCTGTTGCTAGTTTTCCAACTAGCTTAGGTTGTGTTGGGTCTTCGCGTAGTAAACCAGCATATTCTTCTACTTTTTCTTGTAGCTCTGGAATATCATCGGTTGTAAATTCTGGTTTCGGAATAGTCATTCTGAATATTATACAACTTTGTTTTCATAAATACCATTATAGTTTCTATGATAGTACTTTTCAGTTTGGCTATGGGGTCGGCCTATGTTGCTGTTAATCGAAATAAATTGTTGCGAGTGCATTGCCTAAATGTACAAAAACGACTAAGAGAGTACTGCGCAACGTTAGATGGCCGCAGGGAACAAACCAGTTATTAAATGCATTGAATGACATTGAACGATTTAGTGCAATGCGGTGTTTGTACTTTTCGAATTTATTTAAAAAGTGGATCGATACTAGCCGCCTCTGTCGCAGAAGATCAGATGGTTTCTGATACAGTTAATACTATGACGCAGAACGTAGCACAAAAGACAGGTGTTGGTTTGGTGATTATGCGCGAAAACTCTGTACTCCTAGCAGAAAGATTAGTTGAGCTCGGTGATGGTTTATTTACCGGGCCCGGAGGTTTAGTCGAAGCAAACGAATCACTAACTGATGCCCTGCACCGAGAATTGTTAGAAGAATGCGGAGAAGATATACAGGTAGCCACTCCGCGCAGAATATGTGAGATATTCTACCCTGCAGAAACAGCGCGTGGACACGTATTGTTTAAAGGAATTGGGTTTGTGGCAACGTATTTATCTGGTGAAGCACTAAACACAGAGCCGACTAAAATGGGGCCGTGGCAATGGCACTCTCTAGAAAACCTTCCTCGGCTATTTGAGCCCATGAAAGCCTATATAAGAGCGCTAAGAACGGGGGAAGAGTTTATAAACATTCCTGCCCAAAACGGTAATAACTAGAGGCGGCTCTCATCTTTAAAGAAAGAATTGATATACTAAATACATGAATAAAATAGAACTGTCGGCTGGCATTCACCACAAACTACCAAGCGATTTAGCAGCTGCACTGGCCGAAACTGATGAAATTATCCAGTTATGGGAGGCAATTACCCCTATTGCCCGTAACGAGTTTATTTGTTGGGTTGAGGACGCCAAGCAAGACAAGACTCGTGCACGACGAATAGAGCGCACGGTTGAAGAATTGCTAGACGGTCAAAAGCGCCCCTGCTGTTGGGTTGGTTGTATTCACCGCACCGACAAAAAACCAAGTAAATGGCAGCAAGATGTGCTGATTGATAAAAAGCCCCGATAGCCCAATGAAACTCGATTACGATATTAAAGCATTTAATAATGCAGCAACTTGGCGAACTTGGCTAAGTAAAAATCACAAACCGGTTGATGGTGTGTGGCTAAAGATTCACAAAAAGGCTCCGGCCTACGAACAGTTAGCTATGCTGAAGCTTTAGACGAAGCCCTGTGTTACGGCTGGATAGACGGCCAGAAGAAAAGCTACGACGAGCATTCGTATTTACAGAAATTTACACCACGCCGCGCACGCAGCATGTGGTCTAAACGCAACATAGAGCACGTAGCGCGCTTACAGGCAGAGAAACGAATGACTACTGCCGGTCAGTCCGAAGTAAAAAGAGCCAAGGAAGATGGTCGCTGGGACGCCGCCTACGATTCGCCTGCAAACATGACTACCCCCGATTTTTTTCTAAACGAACTAAAAAAACACCCTAAAGCCGAAGCGTTTTATAACACACTTAACAAAACTAATACATATGCTTTTGCCTGGCGGCTGCAAACCGCTAAAACTGACGCAACCCGTAAGCGTCGAATTGAAAAATTTATAGCTATGTTAAATGCTGGTGAAAAATTTCACCCATAATAAAGTTGCTGCTGCTGACTTTTTTGAATAGTAACAAAGGTAGTTGATCTTTAAGTCATGCTTTACGCAATTTAGTTACCAGTAAAATTTATTTTGAATAAAAAACGCTAGTGCTATACTCATTTTAATGACCGTAAACAAAAAATTTCTAATAGTTTACAAATTATTTTTTGCACTACTTGGACTGAGTGCCGTAGTAACTGAAATAGCCACAATTATCGAACGCGGTATATTTAATGCCTCGAATTTTTTTAGTTATTTTACGATCGAAACCAATATTATTGTGATCTGTGTCTTCTTGCTAAGCAGTTACGCAGTAGCTATGGGTAAAAATAAAAAATTAGATGTTATTCGAGCAGCGGTAACTGTGTACATTTTGATTGTTGGGATTGGCTTTGCCGTTTTGCTTGCAGGGCTTGAAAACACCACGCTAACAGCTGTTCCGTGGGATAACATTGTGTTGCATTATATAATTCCTGTTGCGGTGTTAATTGATTATTTAATAGACAGACCAGCCACCAAAATATTGTTTAAAAGTAGCTTAAAATGGTTACTATTCCCTGTTAGTTATGTTGTTTATAGCTTGGTGCGCGGGCCAATTGTTGATTGGTATCCCTACCCGTTCCTTAACCCAACAATTAATGGATATATTGGCGTAGCTGTACCTGTAGTTGGTTTGGTGCTGCTAGCTCTTACCTTGCAAGGGTTTGTTTGTAAATTGTCGGGTAAAAACCGCCGAAAAGCCTAAACCTTTATTCGACAGCGAAAAAGAGCTATTCCATTTCTTATAAATATTTACATTCCCTACAATACCCACTTACTTCAAACTGGTGCTGCTTGGCGACAAACCCATAGTGTTTTGATACCTCGGCAATAAAATGCTCAATATGTTTTTCGTCTTCGATGTCTATGACCCTACCACATTTTAAGCAACTTAAATGGTGGTGGTGGTCTAAAAATTCGTCAGATAATTCTAACTTATACTTCCACCCTATTTGCACGCGGTGTATTAAACCGAGCTTTTCAAACAGATCTAGATTTCTGTACACGCTAACTTTGTCTACTGTACCTTGAGCGGCTTCTAAAATACTTTTTATGGTTTGTGGTTCTGGTTTGTGTAATAGCTTAAACGTCTCAAGCCTGGCTTGCGTGACGCGATAGCCCTTACTGGTTAATAGTTTCTTGAATTTATGAGTATGTTCTGCTGACATGTTTCAATTATGGCTCTTATTGCAACAAAATTGCAATAGTAATACTTTTAACTACACTACCAAGTATGAAATTTACTACAGACCAATTCGAAGACGCTGCTGGCAGGTACGGCGATATTGCTCAACAAGAAGGTGTGTTATTTGAGCGAAAAAACGACAAAATGACTCCACCTACTTACCGCGAAATAAAACACAAACTTAAAATAGAGACAGATGGACCAGTCATTATGTTAAGTAGCGCTAGAGCTGACGAACTAGCAACCTTACCGCAAACACGGGTTATCGTAGGCGTTAATAAAGACGGCAAAAAAGCCTTTGTACCTGGCATAGTTTTGCCTGATTCTAAGCCTAACAATGTGCGTATAGGGGCGCTTACCGCTGCCGAGGACATGCGACCAGCAGACCAACAGTCTATCACTCGTCCAT contains:
- a CDS encoding DUF305 domain-containing protein, which produces MADQDSTVTKNKNKLSKEQKQYLRFGAMIATSMVVMHVVTYVNTYQFSHVELSETRFFMTLLMGSTMAVVMLGFMLGMYKNAKINFGIVLGSILMFALGTFLVRSQNTVDDSSYMNAMIPHHSIAILTSENSEIKDKRVCELAVEIIEAQRREINEMQWLIDDIAKNGYAFTEEQAQQRAAPDFEGSSIRQCEG
- a CDS encoding nuclear transport factor 2 family protein: MTKITVDADCDNAPKKQFIKDFNIAFAYADMNKVVDMMSDDAEWVVVGKGRWTGKESIKNILKEMNTPEADTLHLENILSHGKLCSANGVITYKDNKVAFCDVYEFENHSNTAKIKKNDLLSYRYCVG
- a CDS encoding SRPBCC domain-containing protein — translated: MNNTKASHEGTTLTIERTFNGSAEKLWQAYADKETFEAWWGPEGWETTAKEFDFKEGGRIHYDMHCVDKNQGDWYDQHSWGLMFIEQINKPTNFNYTDVFSDESGEPNKDMPTLKTNVQLVEQDGKTTMIIKATCETAEQIKELLEMGMVEGFSSQMNKLDRFLETA
- a CDS encoding NUDIX hydrolase; amino-acid sequence: MTLNDLVQCGVCTFRIYLKSGSILAASVAEDQMVSDTVNTMTQNVAQKTGVGLVIMRENSVLLAERLVELGDGLFTGPGGLVEANESLTDALHRELLEECGEDIQVATPRRICEIFYPAETARGHVLFKGIGFVATYLSGEALNTEPTKMGPWQWHSLENLPRLFEPMKAYIRALRTGEEFINIPAQNGNN
- a CDS encoding transcriptional repressor, which gives rise to MSAEHTHKFKKLLTSKGYRVTQARLETFKLLHKPEPQTIKSILEAAQGTVDKVSVYRNLDLFEKLGLIHRVQIGWKYKLELSDEFLDHHHHLSCLKCGRVIDIEDEKHIEHFIAEVSKHYGFVAKQHQFEVSGYCRECKYL